A portion of the Gossypium arboreum isolate Shixiya-1 chromosome 8, ASM2569848v2, whole genome shotgun sequence genome contains these proteins:
- the LOC108480683 gene encoding probable polyamine transporter At3g13620, protein MLEDSAQDYLLNQEETLPTTTASIHNPKKLSIIPLIFLIYFEVSGGAYGEEAAVGAAGPLWAILGFLIFPFIWSIPEALVTAELATAFPGNGGYVIWAHRAFGPFWGSLMGSWKFLSGVINLASYPVLCVDYIKLVFPLLSSGLPRYAAILFSTLFLSFLNYTGLVIVGYTAVCLGLISLIPFLLLALFSIPMIDPSRWISLGNQGVEKNWSLFFNTLFWNLNFWDNASTLAGEVEQPQKTFPKALFSAGLLTCLAYLVPLLAATGATPLNQQAWVEGYFADVAQIIAGKWLKVFLEIGAVLSIIGLYEAQLSSCVYQLLGMAELGFLPQCFSVRSKWFNTPWVGILVSTSITIGVSFMNFTTLISSVNFLYSLGMLLEFASFLWLRRKLPTMKRPFKVPMKLPGLVVMCLIPSGFLVYIMSVATGTVFSVSCLVTLVTIVWYFVMNFCKSKRLTNVEDEDLE, encoded by the coding sequence ATGTTGGAAGACTCCGCCCAAGACTACCTCCTCAACCAGGAAGAAACTCTTCCAACCACTACCGCCTCCATCCATAATCCCAAAAAGCTATCCATCATCCCCCTCATCTTCCTCATCTACTTCGAGGTATCCGGGGGTGCTTATGGCGAGGAGGCTGCTGTGGGTGCCGCTGGTCCCCTTTGGGCCATACTTGGTTTCCTTATTTTCCCTTTCATCTGGAGCATACCTGAGGCCTTGGTCACGGCTGAGCTGGCCACCGCCTTCCCTGGTAACGGTGGCTACGTTATCTGGGCTCACAGGGCTTTTGGGCCATTCTGGGGTTCACTTATGGGCTCTTGGAAATTCCTCAGTGGGGTTATCAACTTAGCCTCCTACCCAGTTCTTTGTGTCGATTATATCAAGTTAGTTTTCCCACTTCTCTCTTCGGGGCTGCCTCGCTATGCTGCTATACTCTTCTCTACTTTGTTCCTTTCTTTCTTGAACTACACAGGTTTGGTCATAGTGGGTTATACTGCCGTGTGTTTAGGTCTTATTTCACTCATCCCATTCCTATTATTGGCTTTGTTTTCAATTCCCATGATTGATCCTAGCAGATGGATTAGTTTGGGTAATCAAGGTGTAGAAAAAAATTGGTCATTGTTTTTCAATACCCTCTTTTGGAACCTCAACTTCTGGGATAATGCCAGTACTTTGGCAGGTGAAGTTGAGCAACCCCAAAAGACATTCCCTAAAGCCCTTTTCTCAGCTGGTTTGCTCACTTGTTTAGCTTACTTAGTGCCTCTTTTAGCTGCTACTGGGGCTACACCACTCAATCAACAAGCTTGGGTTGAAGGGTATTTTGCTGATGTGGCTCAAATCATCGCAGGCAAATGGTTAAAAGTGTTTCTTGAAATTGGTGCTGTTTTATCCATCATTGGACTATATGAAGCACAGTTGAGCAGCTGTGTTTATCAGCTTCTAGGAATGGCTGAATTAGGTTTTTTGCCACAATGTTTCTCGGTAAGATCTAAGTGGTTTAACACACCTTGGGTGGGAATTCTGGTCTCAACTTCCATAACTATTGGAGTTTCTTTTATGAACTTTACTACCTTAATTTCTTCAGTTAATTTCTTATATAGTTTAGGGATGTTGCTTGAATTTGCATCATTCCTGTGGTTGAGGAGAAAGTTGCCAACAATGAAAAGACCATTTAAAGTGCCGATGAAGTTGCCTGGTTTGGTAGTGATGTGCTTGATCCCTTCAGGGTTTTTGGTCTATATCATGTCAGTGGCTACTGGAACTGTGTTTTCAGTGAGTTGTCTGGTTACACTTGTTACAATCGTATGGTACTTTGTAATGAATTTCTGCAAATCCAAGAGGCTGACCAATGTTGAGGATGAAGATTTGGAATAG